The genomic interval cttcaaattcttttcaattttcaaaattgacaatttttaaaaaacttagtataatcaaaataatataacctAAAAACTTCCACCACAAGTCTATATTACTGAGGAAAAATTTTCCTAGCATATTATTAAATGTGCGATTTAATTTGAAACCGGCTGGAGATCCCATGAGCCAACTTAGAAGAGTTTTTAAGTAGGAGATGATGTCCTAAGATAAATAAATCAGATTACAAAACGAATTATTTTAAAGAAGAAAATCACATGCTGAATGAAGATGTCTTACTtcaacaattataaaaaaattattctcgAGATCTGGCAAATGTTGATTTATCCAATGTAATATAACAATCCCGAATATTAAATCCAACATAAAAGCTAACAAAAAATTACCCGTTTCAACTGAAATCTATGACAAATATTTACTGTTATATATCATTTGTATATACGAATTACAGCATACATTAAATAAGTTGTAGATGTACCTTACGTTTTCTCCAAATTGAAAGTCCAATTGCATTTACACATTTAGTCATGTTTATAATATGAAGAAATAGTTTCGAATGATTGGTGAAATACATTACCatgttaaaaataattagaCACGAATTGGTTGTTGTGTTAATTTTACGATCAAATTTATCTTTGTCACTATCGGCGAAATTTGGTGAAATAAGGTTTTTCAGTATGAGAAACTGATTTATGTTTGATTTCACATTAATACTTCTATCAATCTCTTTAGCTTCCAAAGTCAATAAATCTtcagattttaaaaattctttatgattataaaataaaaatatattttgtctgACTTCTGTTTCTAAATTCAACTGTTTTGAATTGATTATTAACTGAGAAACGAAAATCTTTCTATTCTCGATTTGAATGGATACGTAATTGTTATTCCTCACATCGGATATACTAAGACTTTTCGCACCATCAGCTATAATATTTCCATTTAATACATGCTTTTCGGTAATTTCTACATAACCAATATCAGAATTAACATATCGCTGTTGAAAACGACAGAGTTTATCATCTATGATAAATATTCCCCATAAACTATCAGTAATTTGCACAGCAAAACCGTTAatacgattatttttataaatatttaacgtatcgggtaaaaaaatattaaaatccatTTATGTAGAAAAGTATGGGCGCGTCTAGGGGCAGCTGTCAGTTTGACAATTATCAATTTGGTTGGCGTTGATAGGCCTTATACCAACCATACCTCTTCTAAGAACTGTCAATTTGAAGACTTCGGCTTAGGGCAGACTTTTATGAATGCATTTTTTCAGCTTAATCATTTATAATCactggtgtttttattcaagactagaataaacaaaagaattcaacttaattttattattacctaGCGATACTGATAATGAAttgatatattttgatttatgtatactgTGAcgttgttcattttattttaaatatgtatccgCAGATGAACAAACTCTCTTTCATTTTCTTCTCGTACTACTCGGCCGCAATCTTGTGTGATGTTTTGGATTCTCTGGTTTTAGGCTAAGCTGACGGCAATATTTAAAGAGGAggattttgccaatttctcgATTTGGTTGATCCATATTACAGTAAGCCGTCTTCTTGTTTGCTTTGCTTTCACCATCCTCACCATTAAAAACTTCTtgagacttttattttttactaaaaatatgtttataggACCTGCCTTCTCCAAATGTGTGCGAAAAAAAATTGGAGCCCCATAAAATCTGAATTCAGATTATAATTACTTACTATGACATAAACAAAATTCcaaagaaatatatatacaattgaaaCCAATTGAATATTCGCAAATATACCTGCTGACGACAATGTAAGTATTTGCATTTTCATAAAACCCATTGcaataaataaacacaatttCTTAAAAATTTCTGTTTTGTAAAAAACGTTCATtttcttcgattttatttatttatttatttttaattttttggggCCCCTTTGATGCGTGGATCGAATGAGATgcgaggatgaacgaatgagacgactggcatgttaatgcacgtgtttattatatgacagctgaagacagagtgagtagcggctctccgaacccagccgggttggtccccactcgcaggaaggcaaccaaactcgaccatgtcgtataagcgagccgccacatcactccccccccagcatcagcgataccaaaattacaaagaaacaaattttacaaaagaaaaaaattattgttacacaaagagaaaaaattattacgtggggagaaaaaaaatcgttgacgtgggtcatccgctgtgtaggtgtaccgccctgaatggtcggtagattcgagggcggtgacgtcgcgagcaggacggtggctggtccgatggtcgcgcgatgcgaagctgcgccggcgccgctcttccgaggctgatgtcggttggtggggcggcgggggcggcaggggcatcgatgtggttgatgatactccgagctggactgtgagtcgttgtggctcgtggaggtgttgtagcgctaccgcccgtctcggcgtgacgacgctcgtggggacggacggggccttaatgatgataatgatgatggtgctgaggtggtgtatgtcttgtggtgctggatgaccgttctat from Arctopsyche grandis isolate Sample6627 chromosome 9, ASM5162203v2, whole genome shotgun sequence carries:
- the PIG-Q gene encoding phosphatidylinositol glycan anchor biosynthesis class Q, whose translation is MDFNIFLPDTLNIYKNNRINGFAVQITDSLWGIFIIDDKLCRFQQRYVNSDIGYVEITEKHVLNGNIIADGAKSLSISDVRNNNYVSIQIENRKIFVSQLIINSKQLNLETEVRQNIFLFYNHKEFLKSEDLLTLEAKEIDRSINVKSNINQFLILKNLISPNFADSDKDKFDRKINTTTNSCLIIFNMVMYFTNHSKLFLHIINMTKCVNAIGLSIWRKRKISVETGNFLLAFMLDLIFGIVILHWINQHLPDLENNFFIIVEDIISYLKTLLSWLMGSPAGFKLNRTFNNMLGKFFLSNIDLWWKFLEISRDVLKFSLQTFKYMGTFGITFQAAILADLLSFASLHIYCIYIYAARLYNVQISGIIALWRLFLGKKYNPLRGGVDTCHYNHHQLFIGTLGFTMMLFLLPTTIMYYVVFTTFRVIIIILTEILMKTQVNILSLPIYSMILWILRSTKISGNVHITVIQDMTVKSNFVVLLVQLKTVSLSHILKSSKTIQLQPQKNIKWGEIVPKLWRGSLLYSV